The following are encoded in a window of Rubellicoccus peritrichatus genomic DNA:
- a CDS encoding glycosyltransferase — protein MRYAFYDDSLIYGGHEVMTLKAIEYLSYAFSEPLIFYFNPSNKKLGDALHTLNDEGVIAREIPDRYRKLQGIRNRFEKRLQQDLASRFEQDGVQALVAVQGDIELSSRCLIAGRSAGIPVVSYIPMPHTLKDMGARLGRFRDLFNDYLFELPNGFITISKELAAGLRQRGARCPIEVVYNGVEIIDKDISAHDAREQFGLPQTRRCIALVGRLETVQKGQLLLLEAYAESSFLRENAHVVFAGSGPDEMKIKDEAERLGIQDQTTLTGWCDPQKLYPGLDCLALASRYEGMPLVMLEALGHNVPVVAPDRDGMREMLPEYWRYPPQDAGTMRLTLEKVLEDESSKPTAQRLGEHVRNEMTVSDFQVSFASALRKLFASSS, from the coding sequence ATGCGGTATGCGTTTTATGACGATAGTTTGATTTATGGTGGTCATGAAGTGATGACCTTGAAGGCAATTGAATATTTGAGTTATGCTTTTTCTGAACCGCTGATTTTTTATTTTAATCCCAGCAATAAGAAACTTGGTGATGCTTTACACACATTGAATGATGAGGGTGTCATCGCGAGAGAGATACCGGATCGGTATCGTAAGTTGCAAGGTATACGAAATCGTTTTGAAAAGCGATTGCAGCAGGATTTAGCAAGCCGATTTGAGCAAGATGGAGTGCAGGCATTGGTCGCAGTTCAAGGTGATATTGAACTTTCATCCCGGTGTTTAATAGCTGGGCGCAGTGCAGGCATTCCAGTGGTGAGTTATATTCCCATGCCTCATACGCTTAAGGATATGGGGGCGCGTTTGGGGAGGTTCCGCGACTTGTTTAACGATTACCTCTTCGAATTGCCAAATGGCTTTATTACCATCAGTAAAGAGCTTGCTGCTGGATTACGACAGAGAGGGGCTCGTTGCCCAATTGAGGTCGTCTATAACGGTGTTGAGATCATTGATAAGGATATTTCTGCTCACGATGCACGTGAGCAATTCGGTCTGCCTCAGACTCGTCGATGCATTGCTTTAGTCGGTCGTTTGGAAACGGTTCAAAAAGGGCAACTCCTTTTACTGGAAGCCTATGCAGAGAGTTCATTTTTGCGGGAGAACGCTCATGTTGTTTTTGCTGGTTCAGGACCTGATGAGATGAAGATCAAAGACGAAGCCGAGCGCTTGGGGATTCAGGACCAAACAACACTCACTGGTTGGTGTGACCCGCAGAAGCTTTACCCGGGGCTTGATTGTCTTGCCTTGGCATCACGTTATGAAGGGATGCCATTAGTCATGCTGGAAGCATTGGGGCACAATGTTCCAGTGGTCGCACCGGATCGGGATGGGATGCGAGAAATGTTACCTGAGTATTGGCGATACCCTCCACAGGATGCCGGCACGATGCGTTTAACACTTGAAAAAGTGCTTGAAGATGAAAGCTCCAAGCCTACTGCGCAGAGGCTTGGGGAGCATGTACGAAATGAAATGACGGTTTCTGACTTTCAAGTGAGTTTTGCCTCCGCACTAAGGAAATTGTTTGCTTCAAGTTCATAA
- a CDS encoding response regulator transcription factor yields the protein MRAYIIEDVEMMREVIFSFINSIDGIDVVGSAGDGNQAMAEMCKLQPDLVFTDITLPEVNGMEILYLLKRKFHDVHVIIFTSFVTEEKIRLAFEGGADGFIEKGADMNDFREAIDILQRGGRYFDKALSQYDSFAESSKKRAFYRS from the coding sequence ATGAGAGCTTACATAATTGAAGATGTCGAAATGATGAGGGAAGTCATTTTCTCATTCATAAATTCAATTGATGGAATTGATGTAGTTGGAAGTGCTGGGGACGGTAATCAGGCAATGGCTGAGATGTGTAAACTGCAACCAGATCTGGTCTTCACCGATATCACTTTACCTGAAGTGAATGGAATGGAGATTTTATACCTTCTGAAGCGTAAGTTTCACGATGTCCATGTTATTATTTTTACTAGTTTCGTGACAGAAGAAAAGATACGACTGGCTTTTGAAGGAGGGGCGGATGGTTTTATTGAGAAAGGTGCGGATATGAACGATTTTAGAGAAGCAATTGATATATTACAACGCGGTGGGCGTTACTTTGATAAGGCCCTTAGCCAATACGATAGCTTTGCTGAGTCTTCTAAAAAGCGGGCATTTTACCGCTCATAG